A DNA window from Pseudarthrobacter sp. W1I19 contains the following coding sequences:
- a CDS encoding tripartite tricarboxylate transporter substrate binding protein: MKTRSRIATALAAASLIALTGCGANAGATNASAGDFPKKGKTIDLVVAFSSGGAVDTAARLIQPILEKELGTNVEVINKPGAGGQIGYTQLTSAAPDGYTIGATGSPSVVVSPLDPARGAKYTRDSFQPLGRQVIDPTVIAVQPDSPYKTLKELLDAAKANPKSLTASTTGLQTGEHFALAQIQESTSSEFAPVHFSEGASQATTAFLGKHVDVLVANVSDVTDLTKQGKARVLGVMTSERAPSLPDIPTFKEAGYDLEAGTVRGYSAPAGLPAEVAKKLEAAIKTAIEDPTVKEKMSALGLQTSYLSGEDYKQFWAGQEEDFKKVLPLVQKTN; the protein is encoded by the coding sequence ATGAAAACCCGTTCACGCATCGCCACCGCCCTGGCCGCCGCATCCCTGATTGCCCTGACCGGCTGCGGCGCCAACGCCGGAGCCACCAACGCCTCGGCAGGCGATTTCCCCAAAAAGGGCAAAACAATCGACCTCGTCGTCGCTTTCTCCTCCGGAGGTGCGGTGGACACAGCTGCCCGGCTTATCCAGCCCATCCTGGAAAAGGAACTGGGCACCAACGTGGAGGTCATCAACAAGCCCGGGGCCGGCGGACAGATCGGCTACACCCAGCTGACCAGCGCCGCACCAGATGGCTACACCATCGGCGCCACCGGTTCCCCGTCCGTGGTCGTGTCACCCCTTGATCCCGCCCGCGGCGCCAAGTACACCCGCGACAGCTTCCAGCCGCTGGGCCGCCAGGTCATCGACCCCACCGTCATCGCGGTGCAGCCGGACAGCCCCTACAAGACACTGAAGGAACTCCTGGACGCAGCCAAGGCCAACCCCAAGTCCCTGACCGCCAGCACCACCGGGCTCCAGACCGGCGAACACTTTGCCCTGGCCCAGATCCAGGAGAGCACGAGCTCCGAATTCGCTCCCGTCCACTTCTCCGAAGGTGCCTCCCAAGCCACCACCGCTTTCCTTGGCAAGCATGTGGACGTGCTGGTGGCCAACGTTAGCGACGTCACCGACCTGACGAAGCAGGGCAAAGCCCGCGTCCTGGGCGTCATGACGTCAGAGCGCGCACCCTCGCTGCCGGACATTCCCACGTTCAAGGAAGCAGGCTACGACCTCGAGGCCGGAACGGTCCGCGGCTACTCCGCTCCCGCCGGCCTGCCGGCCGAAGTGGCCAAGAAGCTCGAAGCAGCCATCAAAACGGCCATCGAAGACCCCACGGTCAAGGAAAAGATGAGCGCACTCGGCCTGCAGACCAGCTACCTCTCCGGCGAGGACTACAAGCAGTTCTGGGCCGGCCAGGAAGAGGACTTCAAGAAGGTCCTGCCGCTGGTACAGAAGACCAACTGA
- a CDS encoding VOC family protein: protein MEMRLEVVQVPVSDVDRAKSFYTEQLGFVLDHDVEHVPGMRVVQLTPPGSPTSIVIGTGMTAMAPGSLEGLQLVVPDMGATRDELVRRGADISEVQDMGGVLFAQFADPDGNRWVLQGATPPDIRDAHL, encoded by the coding sequence ATGGAGATGCGCCTTGAGGTTGTGCAGGTACCCGTGTCCGATGTGGACCGGGCAAAGTCCTTCTATACGGAGCAACTGGGCTTCGTGCTCGACCACGACGTGGAGCACGTTCCGGGGATGCGGGTGGTGCAGCTGACGCCCCCGGGTTCGCCCACGTCGATCGTTATCGGAACCGGAATGACTGCCATGGCGCCGGGCAGCCTGGAGGGACTGCAGCTGGTGGTGCCGGACATGGGTGCAACTCGCGACGAACTGGTTCGCCGCGGCGCGGACATCAGCGAGGTCCAGGACATGGGTGGCGTGCTGTTTGCCCAGTTCGCCGATCCGGACGGCAACCGCTGGGTCCTCCAGGGCGCCACGCCACCGGACATCAGGGATGCGCACTTGTAA
- a CDS encoding tripartite tricarboxylate transporter TctB family protein, translating to MTTKSVTTAPKSTVRVAPSVLAGIGAFAAVGAYVLVTSIDLGLWTSLGPGPGLFPFAMGAVLVAMAVVWLLQELRRPSETAEGVDLGLVIAVVLSLVILAAVMDLIGFQLGMFLFLMYHLKLRGRRGWPSSVITALAGSFGAFYAFNYGLNVSLPVSAFPLLNTIGL from the coding sequence ATGACAACGAAGTCAGTCACAACCGCCCCCAAGAGCACTGTCCGAGTGGCACCGTCAGTGTTGGCGGGCATCGGCGCCTTTGCTGCTGTGGGCGCCTACGTCCTGGTCACTTCGATCGACCTCGGCCTCTGGACTTCCCTGGGGCCCGGCCCCGGTCTCTTCCCCTTCGCAATGGGCGCCGTCCTGGTGGCGATGGCCGTTGTGTGGCTGCTTCAGGAACTCCGCCGGCCCAGCGAAACGGCAGAAGGCGTTGACCTCGGACTGGTCATCGCCGTCGTCCTCAGCCTGGTAATCCTTGCGGCCGTGATGGACCTGATCGGCTTCCAGCTGGGCATGTTCCTGTTCCTGATGTACCACCTGAAGCTGCGCGGCCGCCGGGGCTGGCCGTCCTCGGTGATCACAGCCCTCGCCGGCAGCTTCGGCGCGTTCTACGCCTTCAACTACGGACTGAACGTGTCCCTGCCCGTCTCGGCTTTCCCCCTGCTGAACACGATCGGACTCTGA
- a CDS encoding HNH endonuclease signature motif containing protein, with translation MEVGPFVDDDEEAWVPAVEFTDGEDSLLAGTVSFPAPAFLTADGAIRMVQSADRLIAWVTGMKQGALARMEEAVAEEAPRRQENQPVRFGGDEAHALAVTEVSTACALSEGTAAGLLSDASELTGPLWEVLEALEAGDISDAHARIIVDQARSLPAGQAERFASVALRRTRTRHGRRRTPAELRACLRRLREQLHPESLAARREAARRERGVWFRAEPDGMCTLSAFLTAEVGMAIYSGLDRDARLASARAAELKDLRDLPGPGSASGHSAAAEPGTAPGSGTAPGTGTAADSPTLSELRAESLAYRLFGGPESGASDKLFGGPDGAESGVFRPEIVVTIPVGQVMGGSPGSRGDAVPVEPGFGTAELEGYGPLDAATARRLAALAPTWYLLFTDGTTGQALGVGRRAYRPPKVLRRYLQCRDGTCRFPGCTRRAAVCEPDHTIEWQEGGTTDPGNLAMLCRRHHALKSIGAWSYRHSSPSGDLEWRSPLGRHYTTEAADLRQVPFPLQQPEPPPF, from the coding sequence GTGGAGGTTGGGCCGTTCGTCGATGACGACGAGGAGGCGTGGGTTCCGGCTGTCGAGTTCACGGACGGGGAGGATTCGCTGTTGGCCGGGACGGTGAGCTTCCCGGCTCCTGCCTTCCTGACCGCCGATGGTGCCATCCGCATGGTCCAGTCGGCTGACAGGCTTATCGCCTGGGTTACGGGGATGAAGCAGGGCGCGCTTGCCCGGATGGAGGAGGCTGTTGCGGAAGAAGCTCCCAGGCGACAGGAGAACCAGCCGGTACGCTTTGGCGGGGACGAGGCCCATGCGCTCGCTGTCACCGAAGTCTCAACTGCCTGTGCCCTCTCGGAAGGCACAGCTGCGGGCTTGCTTAGTGATGCGTCGGAGCTGACGGGGCCGCTTTGGGAGGTCCTTGAAGCGCTGGAGGCGGGCGACATTTCGGACGCGCATGCGCGGATCATTGTTGATCAGGCCCGCTCCCTCCCAGCCGGGCAGGCTGAAAGGTTCGCGTCGGTTGCGCTGCGGCGCACGAGGACGCGGCATGGCCGCAGGCGCACACCGGCTGAATTGCGTGCCTGTTTGCGGCGGTTGCGTGAACAGCTTCACCCTGAAAGCCTCGCGGCCCGCAGGGAGGCGGCCCGGCGTGAGCGTGGTGTGTGGTTCAGGGCTGAGCCGGACGGGATGTGCACGCTCTCGGCGTTCCTGACCGCGGAGGTCGGAATGGCGATCTACAGCGGACTCGATCGTGATGCGCGGCTGGCCAGCGCACGGGCCGCGGAGCTCAAGGACCTCAGGGACCTTCCCGGGCCCGGCTCGGCTTCTGGACACAGCGCTGCTGCTGAACCCGGCACTGCACCGGGATCCGGCACTGCACCTGGGACCGGCACTGCTGCGGATTCGCCGACGCTGTCGGAGTTGCGCGCCGAGTCGCTGGCCTACCGCCTCTTCGGTGGACCTGAATCGGGCGCGTCCGACAAGCTTTTTGGTGGCCCTGACGGGGCGGAATCCGGGGTGTTCCGCCCCGAGATCGTGGTGACTATCCCGGTGGGACAGGTTATGGGCGGCAGCCCGGGTTCCCGCGGCGATGCCGTACCGGTTGAACCTGGGTTTGGAACGGCTGAACTGGAAGGGTATGGGCCCCTTGATGCTGCTACGGCCCGGCGTTTGGCTGCCCTGGCGCCTACTTGGTACCTGCTGTTCACGGACGGTACCACCGGGCAGGCGTTGGGGGTGGGGCGCCGGGCATATCGTCCACCGAAGGTGCTGCGCCGGTATCTGCAGTGCCGTGACGGGACCTGCCGGTTCCCGGGATGCACCCGTAGGGCCGCCGTTTGCGAGCCCGATCACACCATCGAGTGGCAGGAGGGCGGGACTACTGACCCCGGCAACTTGGCAATGCTTTGCCGCAGGCATCATGCGCTGAAGTCCATCGGCGCGTGGAGTTACAGACACTCTTCCCCTTCCGGGGACCTTGAGTGGCGTTCACCGCTGGGCCGGCACTACACCACCGAAGCAGCCGACCTCAGACAAGTCCCATTTCCGCTCCAACAGCCAGAGCCACCGCCGTTCTAG
- a CDS encoding NAD(P)-dependent oxidoreductase — protein sequence MTAVTVIGLGEAGATYAAALHAAGHNVTGFDPVAPTTPAGVTRAATAAQACEGADIVLVMTGAAAARSVAGECLPVLEAGSCYADFTSSSPGVMDELGRLPGKADFADVAILGPVSALGEKTPLMVSGPGAQAVADLLGPLGVDVEIAAGEPGAAMAHKLLRSVLMKGLASVVVEAVTAGRAAGLEEWIRAQIASQLAGDGQAVIDRFLTGTAKHAVRRSKEMQDTASYLADLKVPAEMTTASAAALSRMALETEPALR from the coding sequence ATGACAGCGGTAACCGTCATTGGCCTCGGCGAAGCCGGCGCCACCTACGCCGCGGCGCTCCACGCCGCCGGCCACAACGTCACCGGGTTTGACCCGGTTGCGCCCACCACCCCCGCCGGTGTCACCCGCGCAGCAACCGCTGCGCAAGCCTGTGAAGGCGCGGACATCGTCCTCGTCATGACAGGAGCCGCCGCTGCCCGCAGCGTCGCCGGGGAGTGCCTTCCGGTCCTGGAAGCGGGCAGTTGCTACGCGGACTTCACCTCGTCCTCGCCCGGAGTGATGGACGAACTGGGCCGGCTGCCCGGCAAGGCAGACTTCGCCGACGTCGCTATCCTTGGACCGGTCTCGGCACTGGGGGAGAAGACCCCGCTGATGGTCAGCGGCCCTGGAGCTCAGGCGGTGGCTGACCTGCTAGGTCCGCTGGGGGTCGACGTCGAGATTGCAGCTGGAGAACCCGGTGCGGCCATGGCCCATAAGCTCCTGCGCAGCGTCCTGATGAAGGGCCTGGCCTCCGTGGTGGTCGAAGCCGTGACCGCAGGCCGGGCAGCCGGACTCGAAGAATGGATCCGGGCCCAGATCGCCAGCCAGCTCGCCGGTGACGGGCAGGCAGTGATTGACCGGTTCCTTACCGGCACGGCCAAGCACGCCGTCCGGCGCTCCAAGGAAATGCAGGACACGGCCAGCTACCTCGCCGATCTTAAAGTTCCCGCCGAGATGACCACTGCGTCCGCTGCCGCCCTGTCCCGCATGGCCCTGGAAACTGAGCCGGCCTTGCGCTGA
- a CDS encoding FAD-dependent monooxygenase, which translates to MTEHAVLIVGGGPTGLMLAGELALAGVDAAIVERRPSQELAGARAGGLHSRTLEVLDQRGIAGRFISEGQPAQVAGFAMTRLDISDFPTRHPYGLGLWQTHIERILAGWVDELAVTFYRGQEVTGLAQDGAGVDLQLKDGRTLRADYVVGCDGGRSLVRKAAGIEFPGWDPTTSALIAEVEMTGQPEFGVHQNAFGIHSFGRREYKIVDGKVVYADSGPVGVMVTEEHVGPSAEPTLADLSAALIAVCGTDYGAHSPTWVSRFTDMTRQAATYRSGRILLAGDAAHVHSPDGGQGLNIGVQDAVNLGWKLGQVVNGTAQETLLDTYHAERHPVAARVLRNTMAQTALRRADPRIKAAGEVVAELLGMEEPRRKFAGMQSGLDVHYDLGEGHPLLGRRVPDVDLATEDGALTAFSLLHEARPLLLNFGVPGVFDNVQRPERVKLVDARYGGPWELPVVGEVPAPAAVLVRPDGYVAWVGEGTDAGLAEALATWCGSALV; encoded by the coding sequence ATGACGGAGCACGCGGTACTGATCGTGGGCGGTGGCCCCACGGGGTTGATGCTGGCAGGGGAGTTGGCGCTCGCGGGAGTTGATGCAGCCATTGTGGAGCGGCGCCCCAGCCAGGAGCTGGCAGGTGCGCGGGCAGGCGGCCTGCACTCACGGACCCTTGAAGTCCTGGACCAGCGCGGCATCGCCGGGCGGTTCATCTCGGAGGGACAACCGGCGCAGGTGGCGGGGTTCGCGATGACCCGCCTGGATATCAGTGACTTTCCCACCCGCCATCCCTATGGGCTGGGGCTGTGGCAGACCCACATCGAACGCATCCTGGCGGGGTGGGTGGACGAGTTGGCCGTGACGTTCTACCGCGGCCAAGAGGTGACGGGCCTCGCGCAGGACGGAGCCGGCGTCGACCTCCAGCTCAAGGACGGCCGCACCCTGCGCGCGGACTATGTTGTGGGGTGCGACGGCGGCAGAAGCCTGGTGCGCAAAGCGGCGGGCATTGAATTTCCCGGCTGGGATCCAACCACCAGCGCCCTGATCGCGGAGGTGGAGATGACCGGCCAGCCCGAGTTCGGCGTGCACCAGAATGCTTTCGGCATCCATTCCTTTGGGCGGCGGGAGTACAAGATCGTGGACGGCAAAGTGGTCTATGCGGACAGCGGACCGGTGGGGGTCATGGTGACCGAGGAGCACGTGGGGCCTTCCGCCGAGCCCACCCTGGCGGATCTCAGTGCGGCGCTGATTGCGGTCTGTGGCACCGATTACGGGGCCCACAGTCCCACTTGGGTTTCCCGGTTTACGGACATGACCCGGCAGGCGGCAACCTACCGTTCAGGGCGGATCCTGCTTGCCGGCGATGCGGCGCACGTGCATTCCCCGGACGGCGGGCAGGGCCTGAACATCGGGGTGCAGGACGCGGTAAACCTGGGCTGGAAGCTGGGGCAGGTGGTCAACGGAACAGCCCAGGAAACCCTCCTGGATACCTACCATGCGGAGCGCCACCCGGTGGCGGCGCGGGTGCTGCGCAACACCATGGCGCAGACTGCCCTGCGCCGCGCGGATCCTCGGATCAAGGCCGCCGGGGAGGTTGTTGCCGAGCTCCTTGGCATGGAGGAGCCGCGTCGGAAGTTCGCCGGGATGCAGTCCGGCCTGGACGTCCATTACGACCTCGGCGAGGGCCACCCGCTGCTGGGACGCCGGGTGCCCGACGTCGACCTTGCCACTGAGGATGGCGCGCTGACGGCTTTTTCCCTGCTGCATGAGGCGCGGCCGCTGCTGCTGAATTTTGGTGTCCCGGGCGTCTTCGACAACGTGCAGCGGCCCGAAAGGGTGAAGCTGGTCGATGCCCGATACGGCGGGCCGTGGGAGCTGCCGGTGGTGGGCGAGGTTCCTGCTCCCGCCGCGGTCCTCGTCAGGCCGGACGGATACGTCGCATGGGTGGGCGAGGGAACGGATGCGGGGCTTGCTGAGGCTCTGGCCACCTGGTGCGGATCCGCCCTAGTTTAG
- a CDS encoding GNAT family N-acetyltransferase, with translation MTFIVRRARPAEYGDIGQLTLAGFGHLEPGAFLPDGERLALLLDAEGRDQQGVLLVAEGTDGQLLGTASIFPHGVPYARQAGAGEAELRLLAVLSAARKQGLGYALLAEGANVATKWGAERLVLDTAQHNLRSQRLYLRFGFKHRPQRDVHRAPPKVPLAVFTLDLPYRPPAAPASLRAAATPDAGAGSRDSAVV, from the coding sequence ATGACTTTTATTGTGCGCCGGGCACGCCCCGCCGAATACGGGGACATCGGGCAACTGACGCTGGCTGGATTCGGCCACCTCGAACCGGGCGCCTTCCTGCCGGACGGGGAACGCCTCGCCCTGCTGCTGGATGCCGAGGGCCGGGACCAGCAGGGCGTATTGCTGGTGGCCGAGGGAACCGACGGCCAACTCCTGGGCACCGCCAGCATCTTCCCGCACGGTGTCCCCTACGCGCGCCAGGCCGGTGCGGGAGAAGCAGAACTGAGGCTTCTCGCCGTACTTTCCGCTGCCCGGAAACAAGGGCTTGGCTACGCACTCCTGGCGGAAGGGGCGAATGTGGCCACAAAGTGGGGTGCTGAACGCCTGGTCCTGGATACCGCGCAGCACAACCTGCGTTCGCAGCGGCTTTATCTTCGTTTCGGTTTCAAACACCGGCCTCAGCGGGACGTCCACCGGGCACCACCCAAGGTCCCGCTGGCTGTTTTCACCCTTGACCTGCCGTACCGGCCGCCTGCCGCCCCGGCCTCCCTGCGGGCTGCCGCCACTCCAGACGCAGGCGCTGGAAGCCGGGACAGCGCCGTCGTCTAA
- a CDS encoding tripartite tricarboxylate transporter permease, protein MDTLNELLNGFAAAMTWQNLLFAFLGCLLGTIIGVLPGIGPVAGVALLIPLTLNLDATGAIIMLCAIFYGTAYGGTITSVLLNTPGEAASAITTIDGYAMTKIGKAGAALTIAAVGSFVGGTVATIGLVAAAKPLGELGLLVGPPEFFALMVVGISLLVALAGKSMVKAVISGALGLLIAMVGIDPVAGAPRFTFGMDRLLDGVSFVAVIVGVFGLSELLSYRKDTATPTVHAPNLRSLLPTRGEWRRSAPAMARGTGIGFGLGLIPGMTGSVSSLLAYGAEKKFSRHRHELGKGAIEGVAGPETANNSHANAALIPLFTLGIPASPTIAVLMGAFLQQGLTPGPTLFTEHSEIAWAIIASLFIGNLLLLLLNVPLVGLWTSILRVPSSILTALILLFMVIGAYTINFSVFDVFVMIGFGLLGLALRHLDIPLAPMVLTLVLGPLMERSLRESLEISQGDFSIFTSRPISAVLIGLGLLIVFSPLLKLRKPKALNEDPET, encoded by the coding sequence GTGGATACCCTCAACGAACTCTTGAACGGCTTCGCGGCCGCCATGACCTGGCAAAACCTGCTTTTTGCCTTCCTGGGCTGCCTGCTCGGCACCATCATCGGCGTGCTGCCCGGCATCGGCCCCGTAGCCGGCGTCGCGCTGCTCATTCCCCTCACCCTGAACCTGGACGCGACCGGCGCGATCATCATGCTCTGCGCCATCTTCTACGGCACCGCCTACGGGGGAACCATCACCAGCGTCCTGCTGAACACCCCTGGCGAAGCTGCCTCCGCGATCACCACCATCGACGGCTACGCCATGACCAAGATCGGCAAGGCCGGCGCCGCCTTGACCATTGCCGCCGTCGGGTCCTTTGTGGGCGGAACCGTAGCCACCATCGGCCTGGTGGCGGCCGCAAAGCCCCTCGGAGAACTGGGTCTGCTGGTAGGGCCGCCGGAATTCTTTGCACTGATGGTGGTGGGCATCTCCCTGCTCGTCGCGCTCGCCGGGAAATCCATGGTCAAGGCCGTCATCTCCGGGGCACTGGGCCTGCTGATCGCCATGGTGGGTATCGACCCCGTTGCCGGGGCCCCGCGCTTCACCTTCGGCATGGACCGGCTCCTGGACGGCGTGAGCTTTGTTGCCGTAATCGTGGGTGTCTTTGGCCTCTCGGAACTCCTTTCCTACCGCAAGGACACCGCCACCCCCACGGTGCACGCACCGAACCTGCGGTCCCTGCTTCCCACCCGCGGGGAATGGCGCCGGAGCGCCCCGGCCATGGCACGCGGCACCGGTATCGGCTTCGGCCTGGGACTGATTCCCGGCATGACCGGCTCCGTGTCCTCCTTGCTGGCCTACGGTGCGGAAAAGAAGTTCTCCCGCCACCGCCACGAGCTGGGCAAGGGCGCCATTGAAGGTGTCGCCGGCCCGGAAACAGCCAACAACTCCCACGCCAACGCCGCCCTGATCCCGCTGTTCACCCTCGGCATCCCCGCATCACCCACCATCGCGGTGCTGATGGGCGCCTTCCTCCAGCAGGGCCTCACCCCGGGTCCCACCCTCTTCACCGAACACTCCGAGATCGCCTGGGCCATCATTGCCAGCCTATTCATCGGAAACCTGCTCCTGCTGCTGCTGAACGTTCCGCTGGTAGGCCTGTGGACCTCCATCCTCCGCGTCCCGTCGTCGATCCTTACCGCACTGATCCTGCTGTTTATGGTGATCGGCGCTTACACCATCAACTTCAGCGTCTTCGATGTCTTCGTGATGATCGGTTTCGGCCTGCTGGGCCTCGCCCTCCGGCACCTGGACATCCCGCTGGCACCCATGGTGCTGACCCTGGTTCTCGGCCCGCTCATGGAACGCTCCCTGCGCGAATCCCTCGAAATTTCCCAGGGCGACTTCAGCATCTTCACCAGCCGCCCCATCTCCGCAGTCCTGATCGGGCTGGGCCTGCTGATTGTCTTCAGCCCGCTGCTCAAGCTCCGCAAGCCGAAGGCACTCAACGAAGACCCCGAAACCTAG
- a CDS encoding flavin reductase family protein — protein sequence MTEHFDLTPQRLRHVLGHFASGLTVITAATDKGPAGFTCQSFSSLSLDPALVTFSPARSSSTWPQLRNAGRFTVNILPAEHQHLAAQFARSGTDKFAGVDYSESPLGNPVLDQALAWVDCELHQEYDGGDHTIVVGAVRALGARDGAEPLLFFKGSYFEGVEARARQLEQVA from the coding sequence ATGACGGAACACTTTGATCTCACCCCGCAACGCCTGCGCCACGTCCTGGGCCACTTTGCCTCCGGACTGACCGTCATCACCGCGGCCACGGACAAGGGTCCGGCGGGCTTCACGTGCCAGTCCTTCTCTTCCCTTTCGCTGGACCCCGCACTGGTCACCTTCAGCCCCGCCCGCAGCTCCAGCACCTGGCCCCAGCTGCGCAACGCTGGCCGGTTTACCGTGAACATCCTGCCCGCGGAGCACCAGCACCTGGCAGCCCAGTTCGCCCGGTCCGGCACCGACAAATTTGCCGGCGTCGACTACTCGGAGTCACCCCTGGGCAACCCCGTGCTGGACCAGGCACTCGCCTGGGTGGATTGCGAACTGCATCAGGAGTACGACGGCGGCGATCACACCATCGTGGTGGGTGCTGTCCGCGCCTTGGGAGCACGGGACGGCGCAGAGCCGCTCCTCTTCTTCAAAGGCAGCTACTTCGAAGGAGTGGAAGCGCGCGCCCGCCAGCTGGAGCAGGTTGCATGA
- a CDS encoding oxidoreductase: MTTKTALVTGASSGIGEATVRKLQGLGYTVYGAARRTDRLQGLAADGIRPLAMDVTDDASMSAGITQIIADTGRIDVLVNNAGYGSYGALEDVPIDEGRRQFEVNVIGAIRLAQLVLPHMRGQRSGTILNVTSMGGKIYTPLGGWYHGTKFALEALSDCLRLEVKPFGINVVVIEPGSIATEWGGIAADNLEATSGHGPYAAQAEAVARTLRAESAGSRNSPPSVVADAIGKAVTAAKPKTRYAMGFGAKPLITARGLLGDHQFDAVISRAIGLPRS, encoded by the coding sequence ATGACCACTAAGACGGCACTTGTCACTGGAGCATCCTCAGGAATCGGGGAGGCCACTGTCCGGAAGCTGCAGGGCCTCGGCTACACCGTGTACGGGGCGGCGCGGCGCACGGACCGGCTGCAGGGACTGGCGGCCGACGGCATCCGCCCGCTTGCCATGGACGTGACCGACGATGCGTCGATGAGCGCCGGCATTACGCAGATCATTGCCGATACCGGCCGCATCGACGTCCTGGTCAACAACGCCGGATATGGCTCCTACGGAGCGCTCGAGGATGTCCCCATTGATGAGGGCCGCCGGCAGTTCGAAGTCAACGTCATCGGGGCCATCCGGCTGGCGCAGCTGGTCCTGCCGCACATGCGCGGGCAACGTTCGGGCACCATCCTGAACGTCACCTCGATGGGCGGGAAGATCTACACGCCGCTGGGCGGCTGGTATCACGGAACCAAGTTTGCCCTGGAGGCGCTCAGCGACTGCCTCCGCCTGGAGGTCAAACCGTTCGGCATCAATGTGGTGGTTATTGAGCCCGGCAGCATCGCCACCGAGTGGGGCGGCATCGCGGCGGACAATCTTGAGGCTACCTCCGGGCATGGACCGTATGCGGCGCAGGCCGAAGCTGTGGCCAGGACCTTGCGGGCGGAATCGGCCGGAAGCCGGAACTCACCGCCGTCGGTAGTGGCCGACGCAATCGGGAAGGCCGTGACCGCCGCGAAGCCGAAGACCCGCTACGCGATGGGCTTCGGCGCCAAACCGCTGATCACCGCGCGAGGATTGCTCGGCGACCACCAGTTCGACGCTGTGATCAGTCGGGCCATCGGACTGCCGCGCAGCTGA
- a CDS encoding IclR family transcriptional regulator encodes MTTTTSSAQGAPAEEGPKASNMRSLSRAMEVFAELQRAERPQRLSDLARNCGMSLPTTLRILRVLQDFGMVSQTDKSYRIGPAVLPAARSFLENDPLVVAARPILQQVASQTGLTASLYTRLGFERILVARVDGEAPLRYDLPLGKRLPLTLGAAGKILLASASDDELEQVVRAAVAAGQDGDLTAAELRSRLPEPDAEYAYSADERATGVLSVAVAVPNRTGRRPSESISLTSPVEAASEATLKAGVPELRRAASRLSELLEGSVY; translated from the coding sequence ATGACGACGACGACATCCAGCGCCCAAGGTGCGCCCGCAGAGGAAGGCCCTAAAGCCTCAAACATGCGCTCCCTCTCACGGGCCATGGAGGTCTTCGCCGAGCTGCAGCGCGCGGAGCGGCCGCAGCGGCTCAGCGACCTGGCCAGGAATTGCGGCATGAGCCTGCCCACCACCTTGCGGATCCTGCGGGTGCTGCAGGACTTTGGCATGGTGAGCCAGACCGACAAGTCCTACCGGATAGGGCCGGCGGTCCTGCCTGCCGCCCGGAGTTTCCTTGAGAACGATCCGCTCGTGGTCGCAGCCCGGCCCATCCTTCAGCAGGTCGCATCACAGACCGGACTGACGGCGTCGCTGTATACGCGGCTGGGGTTTGAACGCATCCTCGTGGCGCGCGTGGACGGTGAGGCGCCCCTGCGCTACGACCTTCCGCTGGGTAAGCGCCTGCCCCTCACGCTGGGTGCCGCCGGCAAGATCCTGCTCGCTTCAGCGTCCGACGACGAGCTCGAGCAGGTTGTGAGAGCGGCCGTTGCAGCGGGTCAGGATGGGGACCTGACGGCGGCGGAGTTGCGTTCCAGGCTGCCCGAACCCGACGCCGAGTATGCGTACTCTGCGGATGAGCGGGCCACGGGAGTTCTCTCCGTGGCCGTGGCTGTGCCGAACAGGACGGGGCGCCGCCCGAGCGAATCGATTTCCCTCACTAGCCCAGTGGAGGCAGCCAGCGAAGCCACGCTCAAGGCAGGCGTCCCCGAACTGCGGCGTGCGGCCAGCAGGCTTTCCGAGCTGCTCGAGGGCTCCGTCTACTAA
- a CDS encoding methyltransferase — protein MTTPAIDTIDSDFPRPDRDVVERLAKLPAANIGDAMDRLGVADSAIQAIWPGALLAGPAFTVWTRPGDNQGIHKALEQARPGDVIVVAGGGDASRALLGELIGERAINLGIAGFALDGAARDAEALGEIGMPVFARATSPAGPYKNGPFRLGTALAFGGVPVLPGDVIIGDSDGVVVVPREQAAAVAEAAEAVFADETNRRQAIVAARA, from the coding sequence ATGACAACCCCAGCAATAGACACCATCGACTCCGACTTCCCCCGCCCCGACAGGGACGTCGTGGAGCGCCTCGCCAAGCTGCCGGCGGCCAACATCGGCGATGCCATGGACCGGCTCGGCGTGGCGGACTCCGCCATCCAGGCCATCTGGCCCGGCGCCCTTCTCGCCGGCCCTGCCTTCACGGTGTGGACGCGGCCCGGGGACAACCAGGGCATCCACAAGGCCTTGGAACAGGCCCGGCCGGGGGACGTCATTGTGGTGGCCGGCGGCGGGGACGCCTCCCGCGCCCTGCTTGGCGAGCTCATCGGCGAACGCGCCATCAACCTTGGCATCGCTGGCTTCGCACTGGACGGAGCAGCGCGCGACGCCGAAGCGCTGGGTGAGATCGGCATGCCAGTCTTCGCCCGGGCTACTTCCCCCGCCGGCCCTTACAAGAACGGTCCCTTCCGCCTGGGCACAGCGCTCGCCTTCGGCGGCGTCCCCGTCCTGCCCGGCGATGTGATCATCGGCGACTCCGACGGCGTAGTGGTGGTGCCCCGCGAGCAGGCAGCCGCAGTGGCCGAGGCCGCCGAAGCAGTCTTCGCAGATGAAACGAACCGCCGGCAAGCCATCGTGGCAGCCCGCGCCTGA